The nucleotide window TGAACTCAATGAAGCTGCCGATTATGTCTGCTCTATTTTACCTGAACCGATTACCAATTGTCACCTAAAAGTTGATTTTAGATTCCTTCCCTCTTTTCAATTAGGAGGAGATAGTTTAGATTTTTATTGGCTCGATGAAGATCATTTAGGACTCTATTTAGTTGATGTGGCCGGCCATGGATTGCGGGCGGCTTTACCTTCTTTATCGGTTATTAATTTAATTCGATATCAAGGCTTAAACTCCGTCGATTACTATCAGCCGATTCAAGTTTTAAACGCCTTAAATAAAACCTTTCCCATGACTGAGCGCAATGATAAATATTTTACCATTTGGTATGGAGTTTATAATCAAAGGACTCATCATTTAACTTATGCTAGTGCAGGTCATCCCCCGGCTATTTTGCTATCCTATTCTCCTTCAAATAAGCTATGTCAGCAACAGTTAACGACTTCAGGTCTTCCCATCGGAATGTTTGATGAAGCTCGTTATATACAATCTGAGTGTAAAATTGAGCCGGGTTCTATTTTATATCTTTTTAGTGACGGGATCTATGAAATCGAACAAAATAATGGTCAGATTTGGGGATTAGATAAATTTATTCAATTTTTAGAAACATCTCATGACAATTGTCAACCCCATTTAGACCAGTTAATACAAGCTCTAAAATCTTTACATAAAAAGACTTATTTCCAGGATGATTTATCAATTGTACAAATTCAGTTTTTAACTTAACTATTAAACCTCTTGTATAAATCCAAATCAAGTCAATTGCACTCCTAGCAATCATTAATTTTGCTGATTTTTGACCCTTGGACAAGCTCAGGACAAGCTTTTCAATGATTGAGTGGGTGACTTACTTGGTTCAAGAAGTCTATTGATTGCCAATTTTTTGTTCTAACTCTTCCCGAGAAGAAAAAATCTCAAAAATTCGATCCAGACTGGTTAATTGGAATAACATTTTAACTTGGTCATTAATGGAACATAGAAAAAGTTTAGCC belongs to Gloeothece citriformis PCC 7424 and includes:
- a CDS encoding PP2C family protein-serine/threonine phosphatase — protein: MAQILIIDDDSAIQKLLSRALTRSHHEVILASNGTEGIEKAIKLRPDLIICDWLMPGLDGIQVCRQVKMIPELSTTFFILLTALGSVEDRIIGLDAGADDFLCKPIEINELQARVRSGLRLHQLSHDLQQQKKLLEDELNEAADYVCSILPEPITNCHLKVDFRFLPSFQLGGDSLDFYWLDEDHLGLYLVDVAGHGLRAALPSLSVINLIRYQGLNSVDYYQPIQVLNALNKTFPMTERNDKYFTIWYGVYNQRTHHLTYASAGHPPAILLSYSPSNKLCQQQLTTSGLPIGMFDEARYIQSECKIEPGSILYLFSDGIYEIEQNNGQIWGLDKFIQFLETSHDNCQPHLDQLIQALKSLHKKTYFQDDLSIVQIQFLT